DNA from Polyodon spathula isolate WHYD16114869_AA unplaced genomic scaffold, ASM1765450v1 scaffolds_1409, whole genome shotgun sequence:
TTCTTTGATGCTTTGTTCCAGGCTACAGGAGACCAGTCCTCTAGAACTCATTCTTTGATGCTTTGTTCCAGGCTACAGGAGACGCGTACTACCTGCAGGTGGGCAGGTCCATCGTGGACAGTCTGGACCGGCACGCCCGAGTCCCGTGTGGTTTTGCAGCGGTGCAGGACGTGCGGACAGGCAGACACGAGGACAGGTACAGAGCGTTCCCCAAGGGGTTGCAGCTAATGAACCCTCCAACCACCTGCACTGCCCTTTCATTCACCTCGGGGGACTGTTTAAACAAACCTGCGCTCTggcaaatatacaaataaaaacacatgattTGGTTCATGCTAGAAGGCACTGGCATCCCTCCAGGTGGAATTTAAACTCCATTTCAGTTTATTcgatctcaaagcgctttacagggaGGTTCAAACAGAATGAAGTCTGCATCATCAAGAAATAgtcaatattataaaataatattaataatgatatcaataaataataacaataaaaaatagataaatacaatGTAAGAAAACAggaaatggataagaacgattgatggaacacagaattacaaaaaataagcaaaataaaacaatgctattTGTCAGTCAGGGTAAAGGGCCAACCTATTAAAAGAAGCCTTTGGTGTTGTCGTGCGGGACCGGTCTCCCTGGCGTGGCTTCCAGTGTCTCGTTTGCTCCGTGTTTTTTTCAGGATGGACTCGTTCTTCCTGGCGGAGATGTTTAAGTACCTGTACCTGCTGTTCTCAGAGAAGGAGCAGCTTCTCTTCGATATCGACGACTACATCTTCACTACAGAGGCCCACCTGCTGCCTGTCGCCCTGTCCGCCGTGCATCCGGCCTGCCAGGGCAACGCCAGCGTGAGTGCCAGGAAAAGAGAAGAGTCATCCTCCCTTTCATTAACCTTTTCAttcgtgtgcgtgtgcgtgtgtgtgttttaaaagcttCTGATTTTAGGCTGTTTATGCTTTTGCTTTGACGTGGGTAGCTACGGCTTTTTCAAATGTGCAGTGTCCCAAATCGGAACtattaacatgctttaaaaaaaaaaaaataaccttcacTTTGAAAATACTGCCAAAgctaaataaagtttaaaaaaaaaaaaaaaaaagaataatttctCACTCTGCTCAAGCTGGCCTCAAACCTGGCGGCAGGTTTACATCGTAATTCGTTTGTTTTAGGCTGTTCACCCAACCTCTGAAGAGGACCTTTTCGCTCACTCCTGTCCCAGCACGCAGACCTTATTCCCCAACAACCCCGCCTTCGCAAAAACCATCCGGGACCGCTACAAATACCTGCTGGGGGCCGGGGGAGTGTACCACTCCACACCACTCAGGTAGGAGCTCTGCCGGGCCTGTCCTGCATGCACAGCTGGAACTAGAGCACACACGGGGAAGCCAGGGTGCTGGATGGGAAACATGTATTTCAGGGTCTGAAGCATTCCAGTTGCAGAAGCCTTTCAGTCAGCTGAACTGCGCTTGAGTTTGCACAGTGTGTGATGTGTGAACGTGGCAGTGAGGCTGACACGctgcacagataacagcagtaacttgtgcatgcttttttttctgcGTCGCTGAAAAGGGCGATGTTGTGGGCAGGTAATAAAATCTTTTGCAGAGTTTAGTGTCAGCTGGGTCCTAGCAATGCATGCTTCTAGGTTTTTGGGGAATGCTTTGGCCCAtagctgtgctctgacagtgtcTGAAGTGGCTGCTCTTTGTGTTTCTGCGCAGGGAGATTGAGCTGCCGCTGCACGACACTGGCATGGAGCCTGTCGAGTTCCTGAAGAGCATGGGCATCTCTCTGAGTCCCGGGGGGGCTCCTGGGGGGCAGCCGGTGAGTTACAGACCCCCCCCAAGGGAAAGGAATGCCAGGCCCAGCCCAGCTGAGAGCTGGTGGACCCTGGGGGGGATCCGTTGTGAGTGTGCATTAAAAAACATTGTGTGACcccgactctctctctctctctctctgcattagGACTCCCCCTCTCAGAAGGGGGTTTACAGACTCAAGCTGATCGCTGAGCTCACCCACTCTCCTGAAGAAGAGGTGATCGAACCACTGGCTGTGCAGATCATCTCACCCCCCTTCCTGGGGAGAGTGGTACTGACGGCCGGGCCCGCCAAGTTTGGAATGGACCTCACCAAGAACGAGCACGGGGTGAGTTCTGAAGAGCGGTGATCTAAAGCACTGTCATGGAAGCGACACTGCCTTTTAGTATGCTGTTAGTTTGGGCTAGCGTTCCTTGTTGAAGTGACTCTTTCTATCGTTTCCTGCTCTCTCTGTATGTTATCAGTGCTTGAGGAGAACACTTCAGTTGAATGGCACACTAGGTTCACTAGTTGCATCAATTACAGTATTTGCATGCATTTGTATATTGTGGATTAAGGATAGTATGCTCCAATAATAATAGCGAAACGTGTAAAGAACCCcattaacactgtgtgtgtgtgtctgtctgtcctgtgtcgCTCCGCAGGTGAAAGGCAGCGTGGTGAAGAGCTCCCCCTACACGGCGTGCAGTGCCATCACCAATGCGGAGGAGCTGCGGGGGAGGATTGCGCTGGCTGTGCGCGGGGAGTGCATGTTCGCAAGCAAGGCGCGCAGGCTGCAGGAGGCAGGGGTCGCGGGGGTCATCTTCATCGGTAGGGAGCTGCTGCGCCCCGCACTGTCACGCTGGGAAGCGCTCGCATCGCCGCTTTCCAAGCAGTGCTGCTTTACAGTCTGAAGAGCTTTTTGAAAGCCTTAGCACAAAATACTGCCATTGAAATACATGACTGTGACTCTGTGATCACGATTTCAGTTGTTAACTGCGTGTGCTGTACACACAGAAACCACACTGTGGTTCTGCTCGGAATCAGTGAGCGAATATAGAGAAGTCGGGACTATCTTCACTCGTTTGACTTCCCATCATGCATCCTCTCTCCCTCAGATCAGGGCACGGACAGCAGCAGCGAGGGGACCCCTCTGTTTCAGATGGTGGGGGACGGGGGCAGCACCTCGGAGATCAGCGCCCCGCTAGTGTTCCTCTTCAGTAAAGAGGGGCAGGTCCTGCTGGATGCGCTGGAGGAGCACAGCAGTGTGGAAGTGCTGCTCCTGCCCAGGAATAAGCAGTTCGGACAAGGTAGCCGTCCTGCAGGAGTCTGTGCAGCCCGCGCATTGTCAATTCCAAGAGTGTCTTAACTGACTGGAGTGTTCTTTCAGACAGAGTGGAATTAGGACAAAGGGTGGGAGGCTCTTGTTTAGATTGCAGGGAGGGAATGGAATGGGTTTCCTGGCCATGTTTCTTAATCATTGAGATCAGCCAAGCTGAAGGAACCGAACTAGTgttgatgggctgaatgaccttgTTATGTTGATATGTAATTCACAGGAATGTGGTTATATTAAATGTTTGCTGCttattaaacacaaacatatacatgctactaaaaactgtatttaaatggaagcTTCTCTTTCTTTTGAGCAGACGTCAAGAAGAAAGACAGACCGCTGGTGATGAACGTCAACGTCCGCCTGGCTGACGAGCGGGATCACCAGGCTGACTCGAGCAGGCAGCTAGGGGAAAGGATTGCCACGGTGGAGCTGGTCCTGGAGCCGGAGGGGCAAGGACTCGACTCCTCTTCATCTGCGTCTGATCCCAGTACGGGAGTCCAGGCAGAACCCAGTGACTCACAGCAGCCCTGCGCACAGCCAGCGC
Protein-coding regions in this window:
- the si:ch211-282j22.3 gene encoding ER degradation-enhancing alpha-mannosidase-like protein 3 isoform X2 — encoded protein: MTTEEKAKTRDQVLEMFDHAYGSYMKYAYPADELMPLSCRGRVRGLEPNRGDVDDILGMFSLTLIDSMDTLVLLNRLDEFEEAVKKVIADVRLDHDVVVSVFETNIRVLGGLLGAHVMATMLQQRQERMQWYKDELLAMATDLGHRLLPAFNTTSGLPYPRVNLRYGVLNPLSRTGTESNTCTACAGTMILEFAALSRLSGEPVFEGQARRALDVLWEKRQRGSDLVGTVINIHNGDWVRRDSGVGAGIDSYYEYLMKAYILLGDGVYLERFNTHYTAIMKYISQPPLLLSVHMHNPTVSVRGWMDSLLAFFPGLQVLRGDLKPAIETHEMLYQVTKQHKFLPEAFTTEFRVHWGQHPLRPEFAESTYFLYKATGDAYYLQVGRSIVDSLDRHARVPCGFAAVQDVRTGRHEDRMDSFFLAEMFKYLYLLFSEKEQLLFDIDDYIFTTEAHLLPVALSAVHPACQGNASAVHPTSEEDLFAHSCPSTQTLFPNNPAFAKTIRDRYKYLLGAGGVYHSTPLREIELPLHDTGMEPVEFLKSMGISLSPGGAPGGQPDSPSQKGVYRLKLIAELTHSPEEEVIEPLAVQIISPPFLGRVVLTAGPAKFGMDLTKNEHGVKGSVVKSSPYTACSAITNAEELRGRIALAVRGECMFASKARRLQEAGVAGVIFIDQGTDSSSEGTPLFQMVGDGGSTSEISAPLVFLFSKEGQVLLDALEEHSSVEVLLLPRNKQFGQDVKKKDRPLVMNVNVRLADERDHQADSSRQLGERIATVELVLEPEGQGLDSSSSASDPSTGVQAEPSDSQQPCAQPAP
- the si:ch211-282j22.3 gene encoding ER degradation-enhancing alpha-mannosidase-like protein 3 isoform X1, with product MGPSFQVFLLYLAALSWVRHHRVQAMTTEEKAKTRDQVLEMFDHAYGSYMKYAYPADELMPLSCRGRVRGLEPNRGDVDDILGMFSLTLIDSMDTLVLLNRLDEFEEAVKKVIADVRLDHDVVVSVFETNIRVLGGLLGAHVMATMLQQRQERMQWYKDELLAMATDLGHRLLPAFNTTSGLPYPRVNLRYGVLNPLSRTGTESNTCTACAGTMILEFAALSRLSGEPVFEGQARRALDVLWEKRQRGSDLVGTVINIHNGDWVRRDSGVGAGIDSYYEYLMKAYILLGDGVYLERFNTHYTAIMKYISQPPLLLSVHMHNPTVSVRGWMDSLLAFFPGLQVLRGDLKPAIETHEMLYQVTKQHKFLPEAFTTEFRVHWGQHPLRPEFAESTYFLYKATGDAYYLQVGRSIVDSLDRHARVPCGFAAVQDVRTGRHEDRMDSFFLAEMFKYLYLLFSEKEQLLFDIDDYIFTTEAHLLPVALSAVHPACQGNASAVHPTSEEDLFAHSCPSTQTLFPNNPAFAKTIRDRYKYLLGAGGVYHSTPLREIELPLHDTGMEPVEFLKSMGISLSPGGAPGGQPDSPSQKGVYRLKLIAELTHSPEEEVIEPLAVQIISPPFLGRVVLTAGPAKFGMDLTKNEHGVKGSVVKSSPYTACSAITNAEELRGRIALAVRGECMFASKARRLQEAGVAGVIFIDQGTDSSSEGTPLFQMVGDGGSTSEISAPLVFLFSKEGQVLLDALEEHSSVEVLLLPRNKQFGQDVKKKDRPLVMNVNVRLADERDHQADSSRQLGERIATVELVLEPEGQGLDSSSSASDPSTGVQAEPSDSQQPCAQPAP